In Sphingopyxis sp. FD7, a single window of DNA contains:
- the proS gene encoding proline--tRNA ligase — protein sequence MIKHALSVTRQADFAAWYQDVIAEADLAEESGVRGCMVIKPWGYGIWERIQTVMDASIKDAGVQNAYFPLFIPLSFFEKEADHVDGFAKEMAVVTHHRLIADGKGRLVPDPEARLEEPLIVRPTSETVIGSAMSRWVQSWRDLPLKVNQWANVVRWEMRTRMFLRTSEFLWQEGHTAHADRDGAMAETLRALEMYRAFAEDVLAMPVIAGEKPENERFPGAVATYSIEAMMQDGKALQAGTSHYLGTGFAEAANIRFQDKDGGHSLCHTTSWGTSTRMIGGVIMTHGDDDGLRCPPRIAPFQIVIVPMLRDTQEDAAILDYCRDLEAQLKALDAFREPVRVLLDTGANKAQSKRWGWVKKGAPIIVEVGPRDVAGGNVAVIRRDRLYKDDGKLNSAFIAKSDFVANAAQTLEDIQASLYAEARERLHANIRRDVTDLAAHFGGDDKFVGWVEVQWSRPTGAALDKIVEQLKALKLTMRNTPLDAAPADGLCIFTGAPAVERVLIGRTY from the coding sequence ATGATCAAACATGCGCTCAGCGTAACCCGTCAGGCCGACTTTGCGGCCTGGTATCAGGACGTGATTGCCGAAGCCGACCTCGCCGAGGAATCGGGCGTGCGCGGCTGCATGGTCATCAAGCCATGGGGCTATGGCATCTGGGAACGCATCCAGACGGTGATGGATGCGAGCATCAAGGACGCGGGCGTCCAGAACGCCTATTTCCCGCTTTTCATTCCCTTGAGCTTCTTTGAGAAGGAAGCCGACCATGTCGATGGTTTCGCAAAGGAAATGGCGGTTGTCACGCACCACCGGCTGATCGCCGACGGCAAGGGTCGGCTTGTTCCCGATCCGGAAGCGAGGCTGGAAGAGCCGCTGATCGTGCGTCCGACTTCGGAAACCGTCATCGGCTCGGCGATGAGCCGCTGGGTACAGAGCTGGCGCGACCTGCCGCTGAAGGTCAACCAGTGGGCCAATGTCGTGCGCTGGGAAATGCGCACGCGCATGTTCCTGCGGACGAGCGAGTTTCTGTGGCAGGAGGGCCATACCGCGCACGCCGACAGGGACGGCGCGATGGCCGAGACGCTGCGCGCGCTCGAAATGTATCGCGCCTTTGCCGAAGATGTGCTCGCGATGCCCGTGATCGCGGGCGAAAAGCCGGAGAATGAGCGCTTTCCGGGCGCGGTCGCGACCTATTCGATCGAGGCGATGATGCAGGACGGCAAGGCCTTGCAGGCCGGCACCTCGCATTATCTGGGCACCGGTTTCGCCGAGGCGGCGAACATCCGGTTCCAGGACAAGGACGGCGGCCACAGCCTCTGTCATACGACGAGCTGGGGCACGTCGACGCGGATGATCGGCGGCGTCATCATGACGCACGGCGACGACGACGGGCTGCGCTGCCCACCGCGCATCGCGCCGTTTCAGATCGTCATCGTCCCGATGCTGCGCGACACGCAGGAGGACGCCGCGATCCTCGATTATTGCCGCGACCTCGAGGCGCAGCTCAAGGCGCTCGACGCCTTCCGCGAGCCGGTGCGCGTGCTGCTCGACACCGGCGCGAACAAGGCGCAGTCGAAGCGCTGGGGCTGGGTCAAGAAGGGCGCGCCGATCATCGTCGAGGTCGGTCCGCGTGATGTCGCGGGCGGCAATGTCGCGGTGATCCGCCGCGACCGGCTGTACAAGGACGATGGCAAGCTCAACAGCGCGTTCATCGCCAAGAGCGATTTCGTCGCCAATGCCGCGCAGACGCTGGAGGATATTCAGGCGAGCCTGTATGCTGAGGCGCGCGAACGGCTGCATGCCAATATCCGCCGCGACGTCACCGACCTTGCCGCGCATTTCGGCGGCGATGACAAATTCGTCGGCTGGGTCGAGGTGCAGTGGTCGCGCCCGACTGGCGCCGCGCTTGACAAGATCGTCGAGCAGTTGAAGGCGCTGAAGCTCACGATGCGCAACACCCCGCTCGATGCGGCCCCTGCCGACGGATTGTGCATTTTTACCGGCGCGCCTGCTGTCGAGCGCGTGCTGATCGGGCGGACCTATTGA
- a CDS encoding ribonuclease R family protein, whose translation MKKPKPQPGLPSREQILRFIEDSPGAIGKREIAKHFGVRGADKIALKALLKDMTDEGLVDMAPGRAFHKHGGLPRVTVLRVAAVEGDAVWAVPDRWEGAGAPPRLRVMEKGRRGALGVGDRILARTEERGGGHVAHPMKTLQAGGETIIGVLVADTGPGGKPMTWLRPADKRARFDFAVADMGDAAIGDLVRAELSGRGPATKARVIDRIGDPFAPRSLSMIAIAKHEIPHVFGDEVIDEAERSATLPLTPDGREDLRDLPILAIDPADARDHDDAVWAIPDDDPGNKGGYRAIVAIADVSFYVRPDGALDREARRRGNSVYFPDQVVPMLPETLSAGVCSLKAGQDRAAMACHLTVDRHGKVTSWRFTRALVRLRANIAYERAQAAFDADVPDAGWDEDVLPALRQLWACWALLAKARAARAPLDLDLPERQVILDEQGGIAEIRVRERLDAHRLIEDYMIAANVAAAKALEAKKSPVMYRIHEPPSREKLVSLKDYLETFEQSFALGQVITPAVFNRLIDGFSGDDRLPEIMEAILRSQTQAYYGPANSGHFGLALGSYAHFTSPIRRYADLIVHRALVDSWRLEVPGKPKGLPAKTGLGEADAKGLSRIGEAISALERRAMEAERETIDRYVAAYLAGKVGEIVAARITGVQPFGFFATVDGLGGDGLVPVSTLGSERFFYDEAARTLDSEHGRVSYSVGQRLELRLMDANPVSGALRFALPDAPEGGFRNRPPRRDGVKKAGKPMVGKRGRPANIKHKGKRR comes from the coding sequence ATGAAAAAGCCCAAGCCGCAACCCGGCCTGCCCTCGCGCGAGCAGATTTTGCGGTTCATCGAGGACAGCCCCGGCGCGATCGGGAAGCGCGAGATTGCCAAGCATTTCGGCGTACGTGGCGCCGACAAGATCGCGCTCAAGGCCTTGCTCAAGGACATGACCGACGAAGGGCTGGTCGACATGGCGCCGGGGCGTGCCTTTCACAAACATGGCGGGTTGCCGCGCGTCACCGTGCTGCGCGTCGCGGCGGTCGAGGGCGATGCCGTCTGGGCGGTGCCCGATCGCTGGGAGGGCGCCGGGGCGCCGCCGCGGCTGCGCGTGATGGAGAAGGGACGGCGCGGGGCGCTCGGGGTCGGCGACCGCATCCTCGCGCGCACCGAGGAGCGCGGGGGCGGGCATGTCGCGCACCCGATGAAGACATTGCAGGCGGGCGGCGAGACGATCATCGGCGTGCTCGTCGCCGACACCGGCCCCGGCGGCAAGCCGATGACCTGGCTGCGCCCTGCCGACAAGCGCGCGCGCTTCGACTTCGCGGTGGCGGACATGGGCGATGCCGCGATCGGCGACCTGGTGCGCGCCGAGCTGTCGGGGCGTGGCCCCGCGACCAAGGCGCGCGTGATCGACCGCATCGGCGATCCCTTCGCGCCGCGCTCGCTCAGCATGATCGCGATCGCGAAGCATGAAATCCCGCACGTCTTTGGCGACGAGGTCATCGACGAGGCCGAGCGCTCGGCGACACTGCCGCTGACCCCCGACGGGCGTGAGGATCTGCGCGATCTGCCCATCCTTGCGATCGACCCCGCCGACGCGCGCGACCATGACGATGCCGTCTGGGCGATCCCCGACGACGATCCCGGCAACAAGGGCGGGTATCGCGCCATCGTCGCGATAGCCGACGTCAGTTTTTATGTCCGTCCCGACGGCGCGCTCGACCGCGAGGCGCGGCGGCGCGGCAACAGCGTCTATTTCCCCGACCAGGTCGTACCGATGTTGCCCGAGACGCTGTCGGCGGGCGTGTGTTCGCTGAAAGCCGGGCAGGATCGCGCCGCGATGGCGTGCCACCTGACCGTCGACAGGCATGGCAAGGTGACGTCATGGCGCTTCACGCGCGCGCTGGTGCGGCTGCGCGCGAACATCGCCTATGAACGCGCGCAGGCAGCCTTTGATGCCGACGTGCCTGACGCGGGATGGGACGAGGATGTGCTTCCGGCGCTCCGCCAGCTCTGGGCGTGCTGGGCGCTGCTCGCCAAGGCGCGCGCGGCGCGGGCGCCGCTCGACCTCGACCTGCCCGAGCGGCAGGTCATCCTCGACGAACAGGGCGGCATCGCCGAAATCCGCGTGCGCGAAAGGCTCGACGCGCACCGGCTGATCGAGGATTATATGATCGCGGCGAATGTCGCGGCGGCGAAGGCGCTGGAGGCGAAAAAGTCGCCCGTGATGTACCGCATCCACGAACCGCCGAGCCGCGAGAAGCTGGTCAGCCTGAAGGATTATCTGGAGACGTTCGAGCAGAGCTTTGCGCTGGGGCAGGTCATTACGCCCGCGGTGTTCAACCGCCTGATCGACGGCTTTTCGGGCGACGATCGCCTGCCCGAAATCATGGAGGCGATTTTGCGCAGCCAGACGCAGGCCTATTACGGCCCCGCCAACTCGGGGCATTTCGGGCTCGCGCTCGGCTCCTACGCGCATTTCACCTCGCCGATCCGCCGCTACGCAGACCTGATCGTCCACCGGGCGCTGGTTGATTCCTGGCGGCTCGAAGTGCCGGGCAAGCCCAAAGGCCTGCCGGCGAAAACCGGGTTGGGCGAAGCCGACGCCAAGGGCTTGTCGCGCATCGGCGAAGCGATCAGCGCGCTCGAACGGCGGGCGATGGAGGCCGAACGCGAGACGATCGACCGCTATGTCGCGGCATATCTGGCGGGCAAGGTGGGAGAGATCGTCGCGGCGCGCATCACGGGGGTGCAGCCGTTCGGCTTTTTCGCCACCGTCGACGGGCTTGGCGGCGACGGGCTGGTGCCGGTGTCGACGCTGGGCAGCGAGCGCTTCTTCTATGACGAGGCGGCGCGGACGCTCGACAGCGAGCATGGCCGCGTCAGCTATAGCGTCGGCCAGCGGCTCGAACTCAGGCTGATGGATGCCAATCCGGTAAGTGGCGCGCTGCGCTTCGCATTGCCCGACGCGCCCGAAGGGGGGTTCCGCAATCGGCCGCCGCGGCGCGACGGGGTGAAGAAGGCAGGCAAGCCTATGGTCGGCAAACGCGGGCGGCCTGCGAATATCAAGCATAAGGGCAAGCGTCGCTGA
- a CDS encoding helix-turn-helix domain-containing protein produces the protein MTPAPVGEQLREWRIRRRMSQMDLALDTEISTRHLSFIETGRSRPSALMLQRIADCLEVPNRARNAMLLAAGYAPDYRERDLDSPEMAGMKAIVDHVLKGHEPYPALAVDRHWNMIAANGAVALLTQLAAPELLEPPVNVLRVALHPDGLKRHIVNLGEWRAHLLERLDHQIDASADAGLVALRTELADYGKGAAGHDGSAANGIAVPLILDTPLGQIRFVSTVTIFGTPVDITLSELAIEAFFPADAESAALLRKMAGQ, from the coding sequence ATGACCCCCGCACCCGTCGGCGAACAGCTTCGCGAATGGCGCATCCGGCGCCGGATGAGCCAGATGGACCTCGCACTCGATACCGAGATTTCGACCCGGCACCTGAGCTTCATCGAAACCGGGCGCTCGCGGCCGAGCGCGCTGATGCTGCAACGCATCGCCGATTGCCTGGAAGTGCCGAACCGCGCGCGCAATGCGATGCTGCTGGCGGCAGGCTATGCCCCCGATTATCGCGAACGCGACCTGGACAGCCCCGAAATGGCGGGCATGAAGGCGATCGTCGACCATGTGCTGAAGGGGCACGAGCCCTATCCCGCGCTCGCGGTCGACCGGCACTGGAACATGATCGCCGCCAATGGCGCGGTCGCGCTGCTCACCCAGCTCGCGGCGCCCGAACTGCTGGAACCGCCGGTCAATGTGCTTCGCGTCGCGTTGCACCCCGACGGGCTGAAGCGACATATCGTCAACCTTGGCGAATGGCGCGCGCACCTGCTCGAACGGCTCGATCACCAGATCGACGCGAGCGCCGATGCGGGGCTGGTCGCGTTGCGGACCGAGCTGGCGGACTATGGCAAGGGAGCGGCCGGACATGATGGTAGCGCGGCGAACGGGATCGCGGTGCCGCTGATCCTCGACACGCCCCTGGGGCAGATCCGCTTCGTCTCCACGGTGACGATCTTCGGCACGCCGGTCGACATCACCCTGTCCGAACTGGCGATCGAGGCCTTTTTCCCGGCGGATGCGGAAAGCGCGGCGCTGTTGCGGAAAATGGCTGGGCAATAG
- a CDS encoding universal stress protein, with translation MRTYLVVIDDSPEASLALRFAARRAARTGGGVMVLAIVPPQDFVAFGGVQATIEAEAREHAEELVAAAADAVVQEAGVTPQIMVKSGKPVDVVREVIGASDEIAALVLATAATGAPGPLVSHFTGQDAGTLPCPVMLVPGGIDLARLDALS, from the coding sequence ATGCGGACATATCTGGTGGTGATCGACGACAGCCCCGAGGCGTCGCTGGCGCTGCGCTTTGCGGCGCGGCGCGCGGCGCGGACGGGCGGCGGCGTCATGGTGCTCGCCATCGTCCCTCCGCAGGATTTCGTCGCGTTCGGCGGCGTCCAGGCGACGATCGAGGCCGAGGCGCGCGAACATGCCGAGGAACTGGTCGCCGCCGCCGCCGATGCGGTGGTGCAGGAAGCCGGCGTGACGCCGCAGATCATGGTGAAGTCGGGCAAGCCCGTCGATGTCGTGCGCGAAGTCATCGGCGCGAGCGACGAGATTGCCGCGCTGGTGCTGGCCACCGCGGCGACCGGCGCGCCCGGCCCGCTGGTATCGCATTTCACCGGACAGGATGCGGGCACGCTCCCCTGTCCGGTGATGCTGGTGCCGGGCGGGATCGATCTCGCCCGGCTCGATGCGTTGAGCTGA
- a CDS encoding pyruvate dehydrogenase complex dihydrolipoamide acetyltransferase yields MPIELKMPALSPTMEEGTLAKWLVKEGDEVKSGDLLAEIETDKATMEFEAVDEGVVSQILVAEGTDGVKVGTVIAVIAGEGEDAGEAKATPAAAPAPVPAKDVAPAEAGAATVSAPPPAVPASAGTTNVGDRIKASPLARRLAAEQGIDLKKLTGTGPGGRIVKADLESAPTGAAASTAVAPAQAGAAVGTAPAAAPAPAGPIPDFGIPHEDEKLSGMRKTIARRLTQSMQEAPHIYLTVDIRLDALLKLRGELNASLADRGVKLSVNDMLIKALAVALERVPQCNVSFGGDVMRKYSRADISVAVSIPGGLITPIIVDAGAKSLSKISTEMAELAGRAKEGKLQPHEYQGGTASISNMGMMGIKQFTAVINPPQAMIMAIGAGEKRPYVVDDALAIATVMSATGSFDHRAIDGADGALLMKTFKELVESPLGLVA; encoded by the coding sequence ATGCCAATCGAACTCAAAATGCCCGCTCTCTCGCCGACGATGGAGGAGGGCACACTCGCCAAATGGCTGGTGAAGGAGGGCGATGAGGTCAAGTCGGGCGACCTGCTCGCCGAGATCGAGACCGACAAGGCGACGATGGAGTTCGAAGCGGTCGACGAAGGCGTGGTGAGCCAGATCCTCGTCGCCGAGGGGACCGATGGCGTGAAGGTCGGCACCGTGATCGCCGTGATTGCGGGCGAGGGGGAGGATGCGGGCGAAGCGAAGGCGACGCCTGCTGCTGCGCCTGCGCCGGTTCCGGCAAAAGACGTCGCCCCAGCGGAAGCTGGGGCCGCTACCGTCAGTGCACCTCCGCCAGCGGTCCCAGCTTCCGCTGGGACGACGAATGTGGGCGACCGCATCAAAGCCAGCCCGCTCGCCAGGCGCCTCGCCGCCGAACAAGGCATCGACCTCAAAAAGCTGACCGGCACCGGCCCCGGCGGCCGCATCGTCAAGGCCGACCTCGAAAGCGCGCCCACAGGCGCCGCTGCATCCACTGCCGTCGCCCCCGCGCAGGCGGGGGCCGCTGTCGGCACGGCGCCCGCTGCCGCACCGGCCCCCGCAGGCCCGATCCCCGATTTCGGCATCCCGCACGAGGACGAAAAGCTCAGCGGTATGCGCAAGACGATCGCGCGCCGCCTGACGCAGTCGATGCAGGAAGCGCCGCACATCTATCTGACCGTCGACATCCGCCTCGACGCGCTTTTGAAGCTGCGCGGCGAACTCAACGCCAGCCTTGCCGATCGCGGCGTCAAGCTCAGCGTCAACGACATGCTGATCAAGGCGCTCGCGGTGGCATTGGAGCGCGTGCCGCAGTGCAACGTCAGCTTCGGCGGCGATGTGATGCGCAAATACAGCCGCGCCGACATTTCGGTCGCGGTCAGCATTCCGGGCGGGCTGATCACGCCGATCATCGTCGATGCGGGGGCCAAGTCGCTGTCGAAAATCTCGACCGAAATGGCCGAGCTGGCGGGCCGCGCCAAGGAAGGCAAGCTGCAACCGCATGAATATCAAGGCGGCACCGCCAGCATCTCGAACATGGGCATGATGGGGATCAAGCAGTTCACCGCTGTCATCAACCCGCCGCAGGCGATGATCATGGCGATCGGCGCGGGCGAGAAGCGGCCCTATGTGGTCGACGACGCGCTGGCGATCGCCACGGTCATGTCGGCGACCGGCAGCTTCGACCACCGCGCGATCGACGGCGCCGACGGCGCGCTGCTGATGAAGACCTTCAAGGAACTGGTGGAAAGCCCGCTGGGGCTGGTGGCGTAA
- a CDS encoding endonuclease domain-containing protein → MLERARAMRSNPTDAERRLWSILRAGRLDGLRWRRQAIIDDCYIADFICFEHRLIVEADGGQHAENKHDAARDAYLTAQGFRILRFWNNDILASSQGVAETILDAIDSSGAQTRAVPTPQPLSRKGRGAFEGAHNG, encoded by the coding sequence TTGCTGGAACGCGCCCGCGCGATGCGGTCGAACCCGACCGATGCCGAACGTCGGTTATGGTCGATCCTGCGCGCCGGACGGCTCGACGGCCTGAGATGGCGGCGTCAGGCGATCATCGACGATTGCTACATCGCCGATTTCATCTGCTTCGAACATCGCCTGATTGTCGAAGCCGACGGCGGGCAACACGCCGAAAATAAGCATGATGCCGCCCGCGACGCCTATCTGACCGCGCAAGGTTTTCGCATCCTGCGTTTCTGGAACAACGACATTCTGGCTAGCAGCCAGGGCGTTGCCGAAACGATATTGGATGCCATCGATTCTTCTGGCGCGCAGACGCGCGCCGTCCCCACACCCCAACCCCTCTCCCGCAAGGGGAGAGGGGCTTTTGAAGGAGCCCATAATGGCTGA
- the lpdA gene encoding dihydrolipoyl dehydrogenase — translation MADTNYDLIVLGSGPGGYVAAIRAAQLGLKTAIVERELLGGICLNWGCIPTKALLRSAEIYHYMSHADAYGLKAAEISADIDAVVKRSRGVAKQLNQGVTHLMKKHKISVHMGTGKLTAPGKLEVKGEKGTETLTAKNIIVATGARARDLPFAPADGKRIWTYRHALVPPEMPRKLLVIGSGAIGIEFASFYSDMGAEVTVVEMLDRLVPVEDADISAFLEKQLKKQGMTIHTGAGVEELKATASGVTAKIKGKDGKVESAEFSHAIVAIGIVPNTENIGLEALGVKTTRGHIDTDATCRTNVPGIWAIGDVTAPPWLAHKAMHESIIAVEAIAGNHPHAMDVRNIPGCTYCRPQIASVGLTEAKAKELGYEVKAGTFPFIGNGKAIALGEAEGFTKTVFDAKTGELLGAHMIGAEVTELIQGYTIGKTAELVEDDFIGTVFPHPTLSETMHEGVLAAFGRPLHI, via the coding sequence ATGGCTGACACCAATTACGACCTCATCGTCCTCGGCTCCGGCCCCGGCGGCTATGTCGCGGCGATCCGCGCGGCACAGCTCGGCCTCAAGACCGCGATTGTCGAGCGCGAGCTGCTCGGTGGCATCTGCCTCAACTGGGGCTGCATCCCGACCAAGGCGCTGCTGCGCTCGGCCGAAATCTATCATTATATGAGCCACGCGGACGCCTATGGGCTGAAAGCCGCCGAGATCAGCGCCGATATCGATGCGGTGGTGAAGCGGTCGCGCGGGGTCGCGAAGCAGCTCAATCAGGGCGTTACGCATCTGATGAAGAAGCACAAGATCAGCGTCCATATGGGCACGGGCAAGCTGACCGCGCCGGGCAAGCTGGAGGTCAAGGGCGAGAAGGGCACCGAAACCCTGACCGCCAAGAATATCATCGTCGCGACCGGCGCGCGCGCGCGCGACCTGCCGTTCGCGCCTGCCGACGGCAAGCGCATCTGGACCTATCGCCACGCGCTCGTCCCGCCCGAAATGCCCAGGAAGCTGCTCGTCATCGGGTCGGGGGCGATCGGGATTGAGTTTGCGAGCTTTTACAGCGATATGGGCGCCGAAGTTACAGTCGTTGAGATGCTCGACCGCCTCGTACCCGTCGAGGACGCCGACATTTCGGCCTTCCTCGAAAAACAGCTGAAAAAACAAGGCATGACGATCCACACCGGCGCCGGGGTCGAGGAGCTGAAGGCGACCGCGAGCGGCGTTACCGCGAAGATCAAGGGCAAGGACGGCAAAGTCGAAAGCGCCGAGTTCAGCCACGCGATCGTCGCCATCGGCATCGTCCCGAACACCGAGAATATCGGCCTCGAAGCGCTCGGCGTCAAAACAACCAGGGGCCATATCGACACCGACGCGACGTGCCGCACCAACGTCCCCGGCATCTGGGCGATCGGCGACGTCACTGCGCCGCCGTGGCTCGCGCACAAGGCGATGCACGAATCGATCATCGCGGTCGAGGCGATCGCGGGCAATCACCCGCACGCGATGGACGTGCGCAACATCCCCGGCTGCACCTATTGCCGCCCGCAGATCGCCAGCGTCGGGCTGACCGAAGCGAAGGCGAAGGAACTCGGTTACGAGGTCAAGGCCGGCACCTTCCCATTCATCGGCAACGGCAAGGCGATCGCGCTGGGCGAGGCCGAAGGCTTCACCAAGACCGTGTTCGACGCGAAGACCGGCGAGCTGCTCGGCGCGCATATGATCGGCGCCGAGGTCACCGAGCTGATCCAGGGCTACACCATTGGCAAGACCGCCGAGCTGGTCGAGGATGACTTCATCGGCACCGTTTTCCCGCACCCGACGCTCAGCGAAACGATGCACGAAGGGGTGCTCGCGGCGTTCGGGCGGCCGCTGCATATCTGA
- a CDS encoding Xaa-Pro dipeptidase has translation MKLRSFLRVMGIGSIALLGAAGTGIAAQDAPSQTVITAARYIDVLTGKTVEHPAIFVGADGRITNIADARTVRWGSDVKHIDLGDKTLLPGLIDMHVHLDGPADIGGYRGLEFTDSFWGMTAVKNARDMLDAGFTTVRNVGSGDRNDIGLKQAIDSGYATGPRIVPAGYALGATGGHCDSTFLPPSLEKKDGKEEGIGDTPDELRYQVRRQRKYGAEVIKVCATGGVFSRNTEPGQLQVPENELRAIADEAHQWGLRVAAHAHGAAGIRAAIAAGIDTIEHASLVDDEGIRMAIARKQPVWFAMDIYNTEYTQAEGAKNGVLEDNLRKDREIAQIQRDNFRKAHRAGVRMVFASDAGVMPHGDVGKQFRVMVEYGMTPMQAIQAATKNAAEALGREMDVGAIAVGRYADLVAVDGDPLVNVRELESVDAVVKGGVLVKGE, from the coding sequence ATGAAGTTGCGCAGTTTTCTGCGGGTTATGGGAATCGGCAGCATCGCGCTTCTGGGCGCGGCGGGCACCGGCATCGCGGCACAGGATGCGCCGTCGCAGACCGTCATCACCGCGGCGCGTTATATCGATGTGCTGACCGGCAAGACGGTCGAGCATCCCGCCATCTTCGTCGGCGCCGACGGCCGCATCACCAATATCGCCGATGCGCGCACCGTGCGCTGGGGGAGCGACGTCAAACATATCGACCTGGGCGACAAGACGTTGCTCCCCGGCCTCATCGACATGCACGTCCACCTCGACGGTCCCGCCGACATCGGCGGTTATCGCGGGCTGGAGTTTACCGACAGTTTCTGGGGCATGACCGCGGTCAAGAATGCGCGCGACATGCTCGACGCCGGGTTCACGACGGTGCGCAACGTCGGATCGGGCGACCGCAACGACATCGGGCTGAAGCAGGCGATCGATTCGGGCTATGCCACGGGGCCGCGGATCGTTCCCGCGGGCTATGCGCTGGGCGCGACCGGCGGTCATTGCGACAGCACCTTCCTGCCGCCCAGCCTGGAAAAGAAGGACGGCAAGGAGGAGGGGATCGGCGATACGCCCGACGAGCTGCGCTATCAGGTGCGCCGCCAGCGCAAATATGGCGCCGAGGTCATCAAGGTGTGCGCAACGGGCGGCGTGTTCTCGCGCAACACCGAGCCGGGTCAGTTGCAGGTGCCCGAAAACGAACTGCGCGCCATCGCCGACGAGGCGCACCAGTGGGGGCTGCGCGTCGCCGCGCACGCGCATGGCGCGGCGGGCATCCGCGCCGCCATCGCTGCGGGGATCGACACGATCGAACATGCGAGCCTGGTCGATGACGAGGGTATCCGCATGGCAATCGCCCGCAAGCAGCCCGTGTGGTTCGCGATGGACATCTACAACACCGAATATACGCAGGCCGAGGGCGCCAAGAACGGCGTGCTGGAGGATAATCTGCGCAAGGATCGCGAGATCGCGCAGATCCAGCGCGACAATTTCCGCAAAGCGCACCGCGCAGGGGTGCGGATGGTGTTCGCGTCGGACGCGGGCGTGATGCCGCACGGTGACGTCGGCAAGCAGTTCCGAGTGATGGTCGAATATGGGATGACGCCGATGCAGGCGATCCAGGCCGCGACGAAGAATGCGGCCGAAGCGCTGGGGCGCGAAATGGACGTCGGGGCGATTGCGGTGGGGCGCTATGCCGACCTTGTTGCCGTCGATGGCGACCCGCTGGTGAATGTCCGCGAGCTGGAAAGCGTCGATGCCGTGGTGAAGGGCGGGGTGCTGGTGAAGGGGGAATGA
- a CDS encoding tyrosine-protein phosphatase, which translates to MTMLAERVLPLSGIHNFRDYGGYAVEGGGRLRDAMLWRSAHHEAATDDDLAMLDQLGIETVIDLRGDDERAMHPCRRSDNFSARVLFAGGVTAGLAPHLQAAGGTIDVETARARMIDTYAGMPYRPALVATLRLYLAALAEYDAPSLVHCVAGKDRTGFAVAIVHRLLGVHEDDLMHDYLLTNTAGKIEERIAQGAAHIRSRYGTEIHDDAIRALMSVNPAYLDAALATVRRDHGDVPSYAEAVLNFTPTMREALVDRLVVY; encoded by the coding sequence ATGACCATGCTCGCCGAGCGCGTCCTGCCCTTGTCCGGCATCCATAATTTCCGCGACTATGGCGGCTATGCGGTCGAAGGCGGCGGGCGGCTGCGCGATGCGATGCTGTGGCGCTCGGCGCACCATGAAGCCGCGACCGACGATGATCTGGCGATGCTCGACCAGTTGGGGATCGAAACGGTCATCGACCTGCGCGGCGACGACGAGCGCGCGATGCACCCGTGTCGCCGGTCGGACAATTTTTCGGCGCGGGTGCTCTTTGCAGGCGGCGTGACAGCGGGCCTCGCGCCGCACCTGCAGGCGGCGGGCGGGACGATCGATGTCGAAACGGCGCGCGCGCGGATGATCGACACCTATGCCGGAATGCCCTATCGCCCCGCGCTCGTCGCGACGCTGCGCCTCTATCTTGCGGCGCTCGCTGAATATGATGCGCCCAGCCTGGTCCACTGCGTCGCGGGCAAGGACCGCACGGGCTTTGCGGTCGCGATCGTGCACCGGTTGCTCGGCGTCCATGAGGACGATCTGATGCACGATTATCTGCTCACCAACACCGCGGGCAAGATCGAGGAGCGGATCGCGCAGGGCGCGGCGCATATCCGGTCGCGCTATGGCACCGAAATCCACGACGATGCGATCCGCGCGCTGATGTCGGTCAACCCCGCCTATCTCGACGCAGCACTCGCCACCGTGCGCCGCGATCATGGCGATGTGCCAAGCTATGCCGAGGCGGTGCTGAACTTCACGCCCACGATGCGCGAGGCGCTGGTGGATCGGTTGGTGGTTTACTGA